The Camelina sativa cultivar DH55 unplaced genomic scaffold, Cs unpScaffold08846, whole genome shotgun sequence sequence ATGAGTTCGGAGAAATAGCCGCCACCAATGCGTCCAAGGAAGTTCCAAATGCTAATCATGGACACAAAAACGTGAGTGTTATCGTACCCGAGAGACTGACTCATCTGCCCGAGGTTATCTATTACTGTTAGACCCGAACCAGATCCGAGCAAGAGGGAGAAGAATATGAGCCAGAAATCAGCTTTCACGAGTGCTTGAGTTAAAGTAAACTCCTCGCCTCTGTGAGGTCCCCTCCGTC is a genomic window containing:
- the LOC109131942 gene encoding uncharacterized protein LOC109131942; the encoded protein is QGQDPGQSTPDRGPELILSEVEDEKPKEVDLLPALERHKRIAQLQAKLVQAAAEGAVRVKRRRGPHRGEEFTLTQALVKADFWLIFFSLLLGSGSGLTVIDNLGQMSQSLGYDNTHVFVSMISIWNFLGRIGGGYFSE